Proteins encoded by one window of Aphidius gifuensis isolate YNYX2018 linkage group LG2, ASM1490517v1, whole genome shotgun sequence:
- the LOC122848885 gene encoding calcium-transporting ATPase sarcoplasmic/endoplasmic reticulum type isoform X1: protein MEDGHAKTVDEVLGFFNCESEKGLTPDQVRRNQEKYGLNELPAEDGKSIWQLVLEQFDDLLVKILLLAAIISFVLALFEEHDDAFTAFVEPFVILLILIANAVVGVWQERNAESAIEALKEYEPEMGKVVRGDKSGVQRLRAKEIVPGDIVEVSVGDKIPADIRLTKIYSTTLRIDQSILTGESVSVIKHTDPVPDPRAVNQDKKNILFSGTNVAAGKARGIVIGTGLNTAIGKIRTEMSETEEIKTPLQQKLDEFGEQLSKVISVICVAVWAINIGHFNDPAHGGSWIKGAIYYFKIAVALAVAAIPEGLPAVITTCLALGTRRMAKKNAIVRSLPSVETLGCTSVICSDKTGTLTTNQMSVSRMFVFDKIEGNDSSFNEFEITGSTYEPIGDVYLGGQKVKGSDYETLHEMGTICIMCNDSAIDFNEFKQAFEKVGEATETALIVLAEKINPFAVPKHGLDRRTTAIVVRQDIETKWKKEFTLEFSRDRKSMSSYCVPLKSSKLGTGPKLFVKGATEGVLERCTHARVGGSKVPLTSTLKNRILELTRQYGTGRDTLRCLALATSDHPMKPEDMDLGEASKFITYEKDLTFVGVVGMLDPPRKEVFDSIVRCRAAGIRVIVITGDNKATAEAICRRIGVFTEDEDTTGKSYSGREFDDLPLAEQKAACSRARLFSRVEPSHKSKIIEFLQSMNEISAMTGDGVNDAPALKKAEIGIAMGSGTAVAKSASEMVLADDNFSSIVAAVEEGRAIYNNMKQFIRYLISSNIGEVVSIFLTAALGLPEALIPVQLLWVNLVTDGLPATALGFNPPDLDIMNKPPRKADESLISGWLFFRYLAIGFYVGAATVGSAAWWFLYSPYGPQLNYYQLTHHLACIGGGDEFKGVNCKIFTDPHPMTMALSVLVTIEMLNAMNSLSENQSLISMPPWSNLWLIASMALSFTLHFVILHIEVLSSVFQVTPLTVEEWMTVMKFSIPVVLLDETLKFIARKITDGESPFYTVHWIVLMWAVFFGLLIVCPI, encoded by the exons aTGGAGGACGGCCACGCTAAAACAGTGGACGAGGTGTTgggattttttaattgtgaatCTGAAAAAGGATTAACACCAGATCAAGTCAGGAGGAATCAGGAAAAATATGGTCTTAATG AATTGCCAGCTGAAGATG gAAAATCCATTTGGCAACTTGTACTGGAACAATTTGATGATCTTTTAGTTAAAATTCTTTTGTTAGCTGCTATTATTTCATTC gtaTTAGCTTTATTTGAAGAACATGATGATGCATTCACTGCATTTGTTGAGCCATTTGTTATTTTGCTTATTTTAATAGCAAATGCTGTTGTTGGTGTATGGCAAGAAAGAAATGCTGAATCAGCAATTGAAGCACTTAAAGAATATGAACCAGAAATGGGTAAAGTTGTACGTGGTGATAAATCAGGTGTACAAAGACTTCGTGCTAAAGAAATAGTACCTGGTGATATTGTTGAAGTATCTGTTGGTGATAAAATACCAGCTGATATACgtttaactaaaatttattcaacaacatTGAGAATTGATCAATCAATTTTAACTGGTGAATCAGTATCAGTTATAAAACATACTGATCCAGTACCAGATCCACGTGCTGttaatcaagataaaaaaaatatattattttctggtACAAATGTTGCTGCTGGTAAAGCACGTGGTATTGTTATTGGTACTGGTTTAAATACAGCTATTGGTAAAATTCGTACGGAAATGTCAGAaacagaagaaattaaaacaccattacaacaaaaacttgatgaatttGGTGAACAATTATCAAAAGTAATATCAGTTATTTGTGTTGCTGTATGGGCAATTAATATTGGTCATTTTAATGATCCAGCTCATGGTGGTTCATGGATTAAAGGtgcaatatattatttcaaaattgcTGTTGCTTTAGCTGTTGCTGCTATTCCAGAAGGTTTACCAGCAGTTATTACAACATGTCTTGCACTTGGTACACGTCGTAtggctaaaaaaaatgcaattgtACGTTCATTACCATCAGTTGAAACACTTGGTTGTACATCTGTTATTTGTTCAGATAAAACTGGTACATTAACAACAAATCAAATGTCTGTATCACGTATGtttgtatttgataaaattgaaggtaatgattcatcatttaatgaatttgaaaTAACTGGTTCAACATATGAACCAATTGGTGATGTTTATCTTGGTGGACAAAAAGTTAAAGGTAGTGATTATGAAACACTTCATGAAATGGGTACAATTTGTATTATGTGTAATGATTCAgcaattgattttaatgaatttaaacagGCATTTGAAAAAGTTGGTGAAGCAACTGAAACAGCATTAATTGTTTtagctgaaaaaattaatccatTTGCTGTACCAAAACATGGTTTAGATCGTCGTACAACAGCAATTGTTGTACGTCAAGATATTGAAAcaaaatggaaaaaagaaTTTACACTTGAATTTTCACGTGATCGTAAATCAATGTCAAGTTATTGTGTaccattaaaatcatcaaaactTGGAACTGGACCAAAGTTATTTGTTAAAGGTGCAACTGAAGGTGTACTTGAACGTTGTACACATGCACGTGTTGGTGGTAGTAAAGTACCATTAacatcaacattaaaaaatcgtATTCTTGAATTAACAAGACAATATGGTACTGGTAGAGATACATTAAGATGTTTAGCACTTGCAACATCTGATCATCCAATGAAACCAGAAGATATGGATCTTGGTGAAGctagtaaatttataacatatGAAAAAGATTTAACatttgttggtgttgttggtaTGTTGGATCCACCACGTAAAGAAGTATTTGATTCAATTGTGAGATGTCGTGCTGCTGGTATAcgtgttattgttattactgGTGATAATAAAGCAACTGCTGAAGCAATTTGTCGTAGAATTGGTGTATTTACTGAGGATGAAGATACAACTGGTAAATCTTATTCAGGAAGAGAATTCGATGATTTACCATTGGCTGAACAAAAAGCTGCATGTTCAAGAGCTAGATTATTTTCACGTGTTGAACCATCACATAAAtccaaaattattgaatttttacaaagtatGAATGAAATATCAGCTATGACTGGTGATGGTGTTAATGATGCACCAGCATTGAAAAAAGCTGAAATTGGTATTGCCATGGGTTCTGGTACAGCTGTAGCTAAAAGTGCATCTGAAATGGTATTGGCTGATGATAACTTTTCAAGtattgttgctgctgttgaaGAAGGAAGAGCCATTTACAATAACATGAAACAATTTATTCGTTATCTTATTTCTTCCAATATTGGTGAAGTTGTCag tattttcttGACTGCTGCACTTGGTCTTCCTGAGGCACTTATTCCAGTACAATTATTATGGGTTAATCTTGTCACTGATGGTCTTCCAGCAACTGCACTTGGTTTTAATCCACCAGATCTTGATATTATGAATAAACCACCACGTAAAGCTGATGAATCACTTATTTCTGGATGGTTATTCTTCCGTTATCTTGCTATTGGTTTTTATGTTGGTGCTGCAACTGTTGGTTCAGCTGCTTGGTGGTTCTTGTACAGTCCATATGGACCTCAACTTAACTACTATCAATTGACACATCATTTGGCTTGTATTGGAGGTGGTGATGAATTCAAAGGTGTCAACTGCAAAATTTTCACTGATCCTCATCCAATGACAATGGCACTTTCTGTTCTTGTTACAATTGAAATGTTGAACGCAATGAACAG tttGTCTGAGAATCAATCACTCATTAGCATGCCACCATGGTCAAACTTGTGGCTCATTGCCTCAATGGCTCTTTCATTCACTCTTCACTTTGTCATTCTTCACATTGAAGTTCTTTCG tctGTGTTCCAGGTTACACCTCTTACAGTCGAAGAATGGATGACtgttatgaaattttcaattccAGTTGTACTTCTTGATGAGACCCTGAAGTTCATTGCCAGAAAAATAACAGACGGTGAGAGTCCCTTTTACACCGTACACTGGATTGTTCTTATGTGGGCTGTGTTCTTTGGACTTTTGATAGTTTGCCCAATTTAg
- the LOC122848885 gene encoding calcium-transporting ATPase sarcoplasmic/endoplasmic reticulum type isoform X3, giving the protein MEDGHAKTVDEVLGFFNCESEKGLTPDQVRRNQEKYGLNELPAEDGKSIWQLVLEQFDDLLVKILLLAAIISFVLALFEEHDDAFTAFVEPFVILLILIANAVVGVWQERNAESAIEALKEYEPEMGKVVRGDKSGVQRLRAKEIVPGDIVEVSVGDKIPADIRLTKIYSTTLRIDQSILTGESVSVIKHTDPVPDPRAVNQDKKNILFSGTNVAAGKARGIVIGTGLNTAIGKIRTEMSETEEIKTPLQQKLDEFGEQLSKVISVICVAVWAINIGHFNDPAHGGSWIKGAIYYFKIAVALAVAAIPEGLPAVITTCLALGTRRMAKKNAIVRSLPSVETLGCTSVICSDKTGTLTTNQMSVSRMFVFDKIEGNDSSFNEFEITGSTYEPIGDVYLGGQKVKGSDYETLHEMGTICIMCNDSAIDFNEFKQAFEKVGEATETALIVLAEKINPFAVPKHGLDRRTTAIVVRQDIETKWKKEFTLEFSRDRKSMSSYCVPLKSSKLGTGPKLFVKGATEGVLERCTHARVGGSKVPLTSTLKNRILELTRQYGTGRDTLRCLALATSDHPMKPEDMDLGEASKFITYEKDLTFVGVVGMLDPPRKEVFDSIVRCRAAGIRVIVITGDNKATAEAICRRIGVFTEDEDTTGKSYSGREFDDLPLAEQKAACSRARLFSRVEPSHKSKIIEFLQSMNEISAMTGDGVNDAPALKKAEIGIAMGSGTAVAKSASEMVLADDNFSSIVAAVEEGRAIYNNMKQFIRYLISSNIGEVVSIFLTAALGLPEALIPVQLLWVNLVTDGLPATALGFNPPDLDIMNKPPRKADESLISGWLFFRYLAIGFYVGAATVGSAAWWFLYSPYGPQLNYYQLTHHLACIGGGDEFKGVNCKIFTDPHPMTMALSVLVTIEMLNAMNSLSENQSLISMPPWSNLWLIASMALSFTLHFVILHIEVLSSVFQVTPLTVEEWMTVMKFSIPVVLLDETLKFIARKITDVAPEVKAK; this is encoded by the exons aTGGAGGACGGCCACGCTAAAACAGTGGACGAGGTGTTgggattttttaattgtgaatCTGAAAAAGGATTAACACCAGATCAAGTCAGGAGGAATCAGGAAAAATATGGTCTTAATG AATTGCCAGCTGAAGATG gAAAATCCATTTGGCAACTTGTACTGGAACAATTTGATGATCTTTTAGTTAAAATTCTTTTGTTAGCTGCTATTATTTCATTC gtaTTAGCTTTATTTGAAGAACATGATGATGCATTCACTGCATTTGTTGAGCCATTTGTTATTTTGCTTATTTTAATAGCAAATGCTGTTGTTGGTGTATGGCAAGAAAGAAATGCTGAATCAGCAATTGAAGCACTTAAAGAATATGAACCAGAAATGGGTAAAGTTGTACGTGGTGATAAATCAGGTGTACAAAGACTTCGTGCTAAAGAAATAGTACCTGGTGATATTGTTGAAGTATCTGTTGGTGATAAAATACCAGCTGATATACgtttaactaaaatttattcaacaacatTGAGAATTGATCAATCAATTTTAACTGGTGAATCAGTATCAGTTATAAAACATACTGATCCAGTACCAGATCCACGTGCTGttaatcaagataaaaaaaatatattattttctggtACAAATGTTGCTGCTGGTAAAGCACGTGGTATTGTTATTGGTACTGGTTTAAATACAGCTATTGGTAAAATTCGTACGGAAATGTCAGAaacagaagaaattaaaacaccattacaacaaaaacttgatgaatttGGTGAACAATTATCAAAAGTAATATCAGTTATTTGTGTTGCTGTATGGGCAATTAATATTGGTCATTTTAATGATCCAGCTCATGGTGGTTCATGGATTAAAGGtgcaatatattatttcaaaattgcTGTTGCTTTAGCTGTTGCTGCTATTCCAGAAGGTTTACCAGCAGTTATTACAACATGTCTTGCACTTGGTACACGTCGTAtggctaaaaaaaatgcaattgtACGTTCATTACCATCAGTTGAAACACTTGGTTGTACATCTGTTATTTGTTCAGATAAAACTGGTACATTAACAACAAATCAAATGTCTGTATCACGTATGtttgtatttgataaaattgaaggtaatgattcatcatttaatgaatttgaaaTAACTGGTTCAACATATGAACCAATTGGTGATGTTTATCTTGGTGGACAAAAAGTTAAAGGTAGTGATTATGAAACACTTCATGAAATGGGTACAATTTGTATTATGTGTAATGATTCAgcaattgattttaatgaatttaaacagGCATTTGAAAAAGTTGGTGAAGCAACTGAAACAGCATTAATTGTTTtagctgaaaaaattaatccatTTGCTGTACCAAAACATGGTTTAGATCGTCGTACAACAGCAATTGTTGTACGTCAAGATATTGAAAcaaaatggaaaaaagaaTTTACACTTGAATTTTCACGTGATCGTAAATCAATGTCAAGTTATTGTGTaccattaaaatcatcaaaactTGGAACTGGACCAAAGTTATTTGTTAAAGGTGCAACTGAAGGTGTACTTGAACGTTGTACACATGCACGTGTTGGTGGTAGTAAAGTACCATTAacatcaacattaaaaaatcgtATTCTTGAATTAACAAGACAATATGGTACTGGTAGAGATACATTAAGATGTTTAGCACTTGCAACATCTGATCATCCAATGAAACCAGAAGATATGGATCTTGGTGAAGctagtaaatttataacatatGAAAAAGATTTAACatttgttggtgttgttggtaTGTTGGATCCACCACGTAAAGAAGTATTTGATTCAATTGTGAGATGTCGTGCTGCTGGTATAcgtgttattgttattactgGTGATAATAAAGCAACTGCTGAAGCAATTTGTCGTAGAATTGGTGTATTTACTGAGGATGAAGATACAACTGGTAAATCTTATTCAGGAAGAGAATTCGATGATTTACCATTGGCTGAACAAAAAGCTGCATGTTCAAGAGCTAGATTATTTTCACGTGTTGAACCATCACATAAAtccaaaattattgaatttttacaaagtatGAATGAAATATCAGCTATGACTGGTGATGGTGTTAATGATGCACCAGCATTGAAAAAAGCTGAAATTGGTATTGCCATGGGTTCTGGTACAGCTGTAGCTAAAAGTGCATCTGAAATGGTATTGGCTGATGATAACTTTTCAAGtattgttgctgctgttgaaGAAGGAAGAGCCATTTACAATAACATGAAACAATTTATTCGTTATCTTATTTCTTCCAATATTGGTGAAGTTGTCag tattttcttGACTGCTGCACTTGGTCTTCCTGAGGCACTTATTCCAGTACAATTATTATGGGTTAATCTTGTCACTGATGGTCTTCCAGCAACTGCACTTGGTTTTAATCCACCAGATCTTGATATTATGAATAAACCACCACGTAAAGCTGATGAATCACTTATTTCTGGATGGTTATTCTTCCGTTATCTTGCTATTGGTTTTTATGTTGGTGCTGCAACTGTTGGTTCAGCTGCTTGGTGGTTCTTGTACAGTCCATATGGACCTCAACTTAACTACTATCAATTGACACATCATTTGGCTTGTATTGGAGGTGGTGATGAATTCAAAGGTGTCAACTGCAAAATTTTCACTGATCCTCATCCAATGACAATGGCACTTTCTGTTCTTGTTACAATTGAAATGTTGAACGCAATGAACAG tttGTCTGAGAATCAATCACTCATTAGCATGCCACCATGGTCAAACTTGTGGCTCATTGCCTCAATGGCTCTTTCATTCACTCTTCACTTTGTCATTCTTCACATTGAAGTTCTTTCG tctGTGTTCCAGGTTACACCTCTTACAGTCGAAGAATGGATGACtgttatgaaattttcaattccAGTTGTACTTCTTGATGAGACCCTGAAGTTCATTGCCAGAAAAATAACAGACG TTGCACCTGAAGTGAAAGCAAAGTAG
- the LOC122848885 gene encoding calcium-transporting ATPase sarcoplasmic/endoplasmic reticulum type isoform X2, translated as MEDGHAKTVDEVLGFFNCESEKGLTPDQVRRNQEKYGLNELPAEDGKSIWQLVLEQFDDLLVKILLLAAIISFVLALFEEHDDAFTAFVEPFVILLILIANAVVGVWQERNAESAIEALKEYEPEMGKVVRGDKSGVQRLRAKEIVPGDIVEVSVGDKIPADIRLTKIYSTTLRIDQSILTGESVSVIKHTDPVPDPRAVNQDKKNILFSGTNVAAGKARGIVIGTGLNTAIGKIRTEMSETEEIKTPLQQKLDEFGEQLSKVISVICVAVWAINIGHFNDPAHGGSWIKGAIYYFKIAVALAVAAIPEGLPAVITTCLALGTRRMAKKNAIVRSLPSVETLGCTSVICSDKTGTLTTNQMSVSRMFVFDKIEGNDSSFNEFEITGSTYEPIGDVYLGGQKVKGSDYETLHEMGTICIMCNDSAIDFNEFKQAFEKVGEATETALIVLAEKINPFAVPKHGLDRRTTAIVVRQDIETKWKKEFTLEFSRDRKSMSSYCVPLKSSKLGTGPKLFVKGATEGVLERCTHARVGGSKVPLTSTLKNRILELTRQYGTGRDTLRCLALATSDHPMKPEDMDLGEASKFITYEKDLTFVGVVGMLDPPRKEVFDSIVRCRAAGIRVIVITGDNKATAEAICRRIGVFTEDEDTTGKSYSGREFDDLPLAEQKAACSRARLFSRVEPSHKSKIIEFLQSMNEISAMTGDGVNDAPALKKAEIGIAMGSGTAVAKSASEMVLADDNFSSIVAAVEEGRAIYNNMKQFIRYLISSNIGEVVSIFLTAALGLPEALIPVQLLWVNLVTDGLPATALGFNPPDLDIMNKPPRKADESLISGWLFFRYLAIGFYVGAATVGSAAWWFLYSPYGPQLNYYQLTHHLACIGGGDEFKGVNCKIFTDPHPMTMALSVLVTIEMLNAMNSLSENQSLISMPPWSNLWLIASMALSFTLHFVILHIEVLSSVFQVTPLTVEEWMTVMKFSIPVVLLDETLKFIARKITDAYGFETWIK; from the exons aTGGAGGACGGCCACGCTAAAACAGTGGACGAGGTGTTgggattttttaattgtgaatCTGAAAAAGGATTAACACCAGATCAAGTCAGGAGGAATCAGGAAAAATATGGTCTTAATG AATTGCCAGCTGAAGATG gAAAATCCATTTGGCAACTTGTACTGGAACAATTTGATGATCTTTTAGTTAAAATTCTTTTGTTAGCTGCTATTATTTCATTC gtaTTAGCTTTATTTGAAGAACATGATGATGCATTCACTGCATTTGTTGAGCCATTTGTTATTTTGCTTATTTTAATAGCAAATGCTGTTGTTGGTGTATGGCAAGAAAGAAATGCTGAATCAGCAATTGAAGCACTTAAAGAATATGAACCAGAAATGGGTAAAGTTGTACGTGGTGATAAATCAGGTGTACAAAGACTTCGTGCTAAAGAAATAGTACCTGGTGATATTGTTGAAGTATCTGTTGGTGATAAAATACCAGCTGATATACgtttaactaaaatttattcaacaacatTGAGAATTGATCAATCAATTTTAACTGGTGAATCAGTATCAGTTATAAAACATACTGATCCAGTACCAGATCCACGTGCTGttaatcaagataaaaaaaatatattattttctggtACAAATGTTGCTGCTGGTAAAGCACGTGGTATTGTTATTGGTACTGGTTTAAATACAGCTATTGGTAAAATTCGTACGGAAATGTCAGAaacagaagaaattaaaacaccattacaacaaaaacttgatgaatttGGTGAACAATTATCAAAAGTAATATCAGTTATTTGTGTTGCTGTATGGGCAATTAATATTGGTCATTTTAATGATCCAGCTCATGGTGGTTCATGGATTAAAGGtgcaatatattatttcaaaattgcTGTTGCTTTAGCTGTTGCTGCTATTCCAGAAGGTTTACCAGCAGTTATTACAACATGTCTTGCACTTGGTACACGTCGTAtggctaaaaaaaatgcaattgtACGTTCATTACCATCAGTTGAAACACTTGGTTGTACATCTGTTATTTGTTCAGATAAAACTGGTACATTAACAACAAATCAAATGTCTGTATCACGTATGtttgtatttgataaaattgaaggtaatgattcatcatttaatgaatttgaaaTAACTGGTTCAACATATGAACCAATTGGTGATGTTTATCTTGGTGGACAAAAAGTTAAAGGTAGTGATTATGAAACACTTCATGAAATGGGTACAATTTGTATTATGTGTAATGATTCAgcaattgattttaatgaatttaaacagGCATTTGAAAAAGTTGGTGAAGCAACTGAAACAGCATTAATTGTTTtagctgaaaaaattaatccatTTGCTGTACCAAAACATGGTTTAGATCGTCGTACAACAGCAATTGTTGTACGTCAAGATATTGAAAcaaaatggaaaaaagaaTTTACACTTGAATTTTCACGTGATCGTAAATCAATGTCAAGTTATTGTGTaccattaaaatcatcaaaactTGGAACTGGACCAAAGTTATTTGTTAAAGGTGCAACTGAAGGTGTACTTGAACGTTGTACACATGCACGTGTTGGTGGTAGTAAAGTACCATTAacatcaacattaaaaaatcgtATTCTTGAATTAACAAGACAATATGGTACTGGTAGAGATACATTAAGATGTTTAGCACTTGCAACATCTGATCATCCAATGAAACCAGAAGATATGGATCTTGGTGAAGctagtaaatttataacatatGAAAAAGATTTAACatttgttggtgttgttggtaTGTTGGATCCACCACGTAAAGAAGTATTTGATTCAATTGTGAGATGTCGTGCTGCTGGTATAcgtgttattgttattactgGTGATAATAAAGCAACTGCTGAAGCAATTTGTCGTAGAATTGGTGTATTTACTGAGGATGAAGATACAACTGGTAAATCTTATTCAGGAAGAGAATTCGATGATTTACCATTGGCTGAACAAAAAGCTGCATGTTCAAGAGCTAGATTATTTTCACGTGTTGAACCATCACATAAAtccaaaattattgaatttttacaaagtatGAATGAAATATCAGCTATGACTGGTGATGGTGTTAATGATGCACCAGCATTGAAAAAAGCTGAAATTGGTATTGCCATGGGTTCTGGTACAGCTGTAGCTAAAAGTGCATCTGAAATGGTATTGGCTGATGATAACTTTTCAAGtattgttgctgctgttgaaGAAGGAAGAGCCATTTACAATAACATGAAACAATTTATTCGTTATCTTATTTCTTCCAATATTGGTGAAGTTGTCag tattttcttGACTGCTGCACTTGGTCTTCCTGAGGCACTTATTCCAGTACAATTATTATGGGTTAATCTTGTCACTGATGGTCTTCCAGCAACTGCACTTGGTTTTAATCCACCAGATCTTGATATTATGAATAAACCACCACGTAAAGCTGATGAATCACTTATTTCTGGATGGTTATTCTTCCGTTATCTTGCTATTGGTTTTTATGTTGGTGCTGCAACTGTTGGTTCAGCTGCTTGGTGGTTCTTGTACAGTCCATATGGACCTCAACTTAACTACTATCAATTGACACATCATTTGGCTTGTATTGGAGGTGGTGATGAATTCAAAGGTGTCAACTGCAAAATTTTCACTGATCCTCATCCAATGACAATGGCACTTTCTGTTCTTGTTACAATTGAAATGTTGAACGCAATGAACAG tttGTCTGAGAATCAATCACTCATTAGCATGCCACCATGGTCAAACTTGTGGCTCATTGCCTCAATGGCTCTTTCATTCACTCTTCACTTTGTCATTCTTCACATTGAAGTTCTTTCG tctGTGTTCCAGGTTACACCTCTTACAGTCGAAGAATGGATGACtgttatgaaattttcaattccAGTTGTACTTCTTGATGAGACCCTGAAGTTCATTGCCAGAAAAATAACAGACG CTTATGGTTTCGAAACTTGGATTAAATAA